Below is a genomic region from Syngnathus typhle isolate RoL2023-S1 ecotype Sweden linkage group LG3, RoL_Styp_1.0, whole genome shotgun sequence.
tttatttatacattacctactcacttatttatgcagtttatggtgtaacataatgaaaaaaaggtttaaaaagGCGTTTTGtttggcttggaacggattatcTTTTTCCCATtacggaattcgaacgattcacttcttgaacagccttctggaacggattgtggtccatccatccattttctataccgcttgtgtccacgggggtcgcgggcgtgctggagcctatcccagctgtcatcggcagtaggcgggggacgccctgaaccagttgccagccaatcgcagggcacacagagacgaacaaccatccacgcTCCGACTCACACCTTATgggaatttggagtgctcaatcggcctaccaagcatgtttttgggttgtgggaggaaaccagagtgcccggagaaaacccacgcaagcacgggaagaacatgcaaactccacacagcgaGGGCTGGAGGTGGGATTGAACTTgcgccctcctaactgtgaggcagatgtgttAACCTGCCGCTCTAGTACAATATTACAGTGCTATTTTTTCCGCATGAACATACACATTACAACACTGTGATTTTTTGGGTTAGGGGAGCTATAAACGGATTGTTGGCATTTCCATGAACTTCAATGGGGAAAATATGATTTTTAGATATGAGTGTTTTGAGTTACAAGCTGGGGTGACAAAATGAATTAAACATTTGTTTCAGGGAACCACTGGATGTGTACAACAAGTATATTTACCCCAGCAGTGAAGACAGTTGAGTTGCCTCCTTCCAGCATCTCCTCCAGTTCTTCATCAGTTGTTACTTTGCCAGCTATAATTaagtacaaaaataaaaggaagctttttttgtttgttttaataatcacctctttttgtctttgcttttgtttgcttgttttgagGTTGTTTGAGATTTTTGCATAAAAACACCACTATGGAATATATCATCACAGCATTAAGATGTGTTCATTATACCGATGCTTAGGAGTTTATGTGATACAAATCTTATTTTTTACATAAACTGTAATGGTAACTACAGCATGCATACAAAGCAACTTACTGATCTCAAGCTGTCGGGCAATCCGTCCTTTGCTCTTGTCTCTGAAGTCAACTTGCGCTtcattgtattttgtcatgACCTCAACAAATTTCTTCGCCAAGATAGCATGCTGTGGAATTTAAataatttgttatttttgtctttcactggtgtaaaatgatgatgaaaatgaAGACCTCATCATAATATGAATAGATTCAATTGTGTGAATGCTCAGACAATTGTCATTATGGGCCAGATTTACTGAGATCCCAAATAATGAGTGCCAAATTTCATGTTCACTTTAACCGATTACAGCTGTTGTTGGTGGGGGAGTTGTATATTATCGAAAAAGATTGCCAAGGGTTTTTTAAGATCCTAATAATCAGTTACTAAACTGCTTGTTCACTCACTCTTCACAGATTGTGTAAACTTCTACCAACAGGTTTTAAAGGGGTGTAGAGGGTTTTGCTCTTTAGGTGCAGTAGGTATAAGATGAAGTTTAAATTGATGGAATTGAAAGTGTGAGTGGAGAAGGCAAGCAAACATTAACGTATGACAGGAAAGAACAATAATAATTTAGGGGGAAGACAGTAACCACATAAAAgctatattttatttgattaaccTGTCGACATCTGCACATCCTGGATGAACCTGTTAGagtacacccaaaaaaaaagtctgggaGAGGCCAACACCAATTGTTACAGACCTATCCAGATGAATGGAACAGCAGGATTGAATGGGAGGATTTTCACAGGTGAATGACCCCTTCATGTGACTGGCTTCAAGTTAGAAAATTGCTTGGCTGAATAGAATAGGTTGCGATAATGTTTTGTTTCTGGTATTTCAAAGTTGGCACTTGCCTTCCATTTTGCCTGCGGCTCAGCGGTGCTGCATTTTTTGCACATGGCTTTCAGACAAGTAAAATGCAAAATTCATTCCTTAATCAGGATTGAATCACTAATCTAACTAATTTGCAAAATGTATCTAtttacatataccgtttttttccgtgtatagtgcgcaaaatttaactaatttattgtcctaaaatctggggtgcgcattatacatgggtacaaaaaaaaaaattattattattattttttttttttaagtcccaatgatcgtcacacacgcagggaggcaatgggtcccatttttatagtctttggtatggtcttaactaggctggatgtaattttttttgttggcattgatttctccgactgcccgtaaacgcaccaccgcgctccgtgcgcgcacgggacagcaaacgagcaggtgatcgagcaagccttgtctgatacgagagcattgcggtcgcatggagcgtgtttgaagtgaacagcagagaagaaaggaacaaggcaaagtgttgtgaaataaaatgcacagaacggatgggcaagacacgtcagctatataaagagcgagagttgttttcttcctattagtttcaattcacagtttaattagcagtttcaatcagcaaataacaaaatgcgtattacaggtaatattttatttcacaacactttgccttgttcctttggtctctgctgttcatcctaaaacacaaaggcgctctttaagcaatgcgacagtgagcgcccggcgcgctgcggttgcgcgaccacaccaaattaagctccctgcgcagtgcgctttgaggtccacttaaattttagaaagtacatcaggactttaaaaatatcttctaaatttcagcgacggctctgtcacaataatcgaccagcgcggtgcagttgggcggtcggcggcgcgctacggttgagcgttctctctcgcgctctctctctcgctctctctcgctctcgcacacacgcgcacacacgcacacgcgcacacacgcaaaccggatatcatacggaggccgccattacagatgcgcagaacggatgcgcaagacacgtcagctatataaagagcgagagttcagttctctacctaaatccgtattacaggtaatattttatttcacaacactttgccttgttcctttcttctctgctattcacttcaaacacgctccatgcgaccgcaatgctctcgtatcagacgcttgctcgatcacctgctcgtttgctgtcccgtgcgcgcacggagcgcggtggtgcgtttacgggcagtcggagaaatcaacgccaacaaaaaaaattacatccagcctagttaagaccataccaaagactataaaaatgggacccattgcctccctgcgtgtgtgacgatcattgggacttaaaaaataaaaaataaaaaaataaaataaaaaaaaatcataaaaattgggtgcgtattatacatgggtacaggcttttttccagcatcagcatgccatttttagggtgcgtattatacatgggggcgcactatacacggaaaaaaacggtactgctTTTAGAATGCACAAAATGAAATGTGTAGCAATTTTGCGCATTTGGCAAACGCTGTCCTGGCTGCACCTTGTTAGTACAAcaggtttgattgattgattgattgattgattgattgattgattgattgattgattgattggttgattggttgattggttgCTTGATTGATGTGTTACCATTTTGTTTGTAGGAGCCATTAATTCTCCAAATGTTTTTCGCATTTGAAACTGTTGAGTAAATCACACGTTTCGGAAAAAATGTGTTGTTCTCTGTCAAATTATCAATaaacaattaaaagaaaatactaATAAATAATTAGAGCACAAGGCGTTTTAGAACCACATCATTTGAAGATTGTAATTGCAGTAATATATTACACATGCAAGCAATCCTAGAGCACTGATTTAATGTATAGTACATAATAAGAACACATCACACTGCTTTTCACTAGGTCAGGGGTGCCCACAATTTTAAGCATACAAGCTACTTATAAAATGGTATTTGCCCCAACTAATATGTATGTAAATATAATGTACATCCATGGTAAGGCACCAAAAGGCATGCAACAAGCGTATGACTGGCTGccctgtatgtcaatcaagtAACAATGGGTTATAAACGGAAGTATGCTTTTTTTTAACGCATTCAATGCCGTTGGCAGGCagctacagtggagcctcggttttcgaccacaatccgttccagaaggctttTTGAGAAGTGAATCATTCGAATTCTGAATCATGTTTTTCCACTAcaaaaaatggggaaaaaaaatccgttccaagccaaaTAAAACGCGTTtctaaagcattttttcattattttacaccATAAACTGCATAAATAAGTGAGTAGGTAATGTATAaacaaataatataaataataaactgaattattagagtaggctaggctggggaatgtattgccgtatctgtagcaactcgcttgtgtgtttcattctaatagtaaaagatatctttttaaattgagggaaaaaaagcgCATCAAAGAGCAAAGGTTTGTTGGTAAGCACAGTCGCCCCTCCTCTCGCAACATCACttcctttaggagcgtctttgttttTTAGGATCGAGCTGATTGTCGATTTTGCGATGCAAAACTCCCGCGCCAACTCTGACACATGCACACCAGACATTTTTCGATTAAGTCTTTTTTAAACTCAACCGTTTTGCGCTCTACTTTCCTCTTTTCGCCATGAtcagctttactgctcccacttgcttcctttggaggcatgattagagttgatgcaatcctcagagtaacgagaatgtaataacgaacggagtcagttggcagtcgacaaccgaaatttcgtccgacatccgaagcaaaaatctcaaattttttgttcgaataccgatttgttcgagaactgggacgttcgaaaaccaagGCTCCACTCTATGTCAATGAAAATTGGAAGGACTGGCAGTGACTGAGGTAAAGCCATTAGAGCAGCCGATGCTCCCTTAGATCTACTTAATGAGCACCCCCGCTCTAGATGTTTGCTGTTCTAACCTGTGATTTTCTTATCCTGAGGTCAGCAGAGGCCCTCTCATCTTTGTTTGTCTCGAGCTGGTGTTCAATGCCTGTTTGAATATTTGTGCATACTGTACATGAGTACATATGtgaaatcttttttctttttcacttctcAAGAAAAACATCAACATGTTTCTGGTGGAATAGTTAGAATTATAATATAGTTATAATAGTATTATTTATGAGCACTAGATAAATATTCTACACAACTGTGTTCAAATGCCAGATGTAATACAATTTCGGAAGCTTTTCCATAATTAATGTGGTCTATAGCCTGTACAACTCCActggaaaacaaacatttttggaTGGTGAAGTAAAACTTCccccgtgagtcgtcaccttatcgtggtggaggggtttgcgtgtctTAATGATCCAAGGAGCCAATTGTCTGGGGCTTTATGCCCCTGGCAGGGTCACCAATGGtcaaagggtcctaggtgaggggtcagacaaagcacggctcacaagaaACCCTTatgaagaataaaataaatgtatttcgttttccctcgcccggacgcgggtcaccagaGCCcaccctctggagccaggcctggagtcggggctcaaaggcgagcgtctggtggccaggCCTTCGCCAATGGGGCCCGGCCAGGCACAGcctgaaaaggaaacgtgggtcccccttccaaTGGGCTCaacacctgtgggaggggccaaaggggtcgggtgctaagtgagctgggcggcggccaaaggtggGGACCTTGGCAAGTTCGATCcttggctgcagaagctggctcttggaacatggaatgtcacctctctggctggaaaggggagctggtgtgcgaggcagaaaagttccgactagacatagtcggacttgcctccacacacagtttgggttctggtacaaggTCTCTTGAGAGAGGCTGAACTCTCTTTCATTCtgaagttgcccacggtgagaggtgttgagcaggtgtgggcacacttattgccccccggcttggtgcctgcacattggggttcaccccggtgaacgataGGGTAGCCTCCCTTCATCTTCGGGTGCTGCCCCCGCGTCCCAACCCCAGATAATCGGAACAAGAAAGATGGATGgaagtaaaacaaaataacagaGCTCATATTGTTGTAAATGTGCACTCCTTGTTTAACAGGATGTGGCTGAACCAATCACCTTCAAACACTTGTTAAAAGTAATTTGGcttcttaaaataaatgtaagcAACAGCCTTTGTGTACTACTTTGAATGATGAGCACTGTTTGCTCCAATCATAAATTTTGAGATTAGGTCAAAAACATTAACCCTGAATCATATTTCATATCACCATTGTTGGGGCATCTGATCGGAAATGTGGCCATAAGGTGGTTGGTGCCTATCATAGTGGCAATCCTCGAACTTGCTGGTGGACACCTGTGGTACTAAATtttgtcaagctgaagaaggaactTTAACTGCCAAAttatatttgtcatttatttgtttggattatgattattattgtaTGCATGTTTTGTATTCAGAGTTTCTTTCGCGGATTGTGACTTGCACCTGGGCCAGTACTGAGTATGTACTTGATTTGTTGCACTGGGGACCCGTTTGGCGGTGGCACTTCCTGTTCGTGTTTGCGTTCCATTGCTGTCTGTAAAGATTTAGACTCGTTCCCTTTTTGGTGTTGTGCAGCCATCGAGGTACGACATAcgggactgtctcagaaaatttgaatattgtgataaagttctttattttcaattaaaaaaacaaacatttcatacattctggattcattacaaatcaactgaaatattgcaagccttttattattttactagtagggtattcaactaatcacttgaatcgtctaattcagtggtccccaaccaccgggccgcggaccggtaccggtccgtgggtcacttggtaccgggccgccaagccgcacagaattttatttttaatcgaCGATTAATTATTCAGGTccagacactcgtcccggtcacgtgacatgtttcctcagtcgagcccgcaaagctaatatgtggcgacaggctaactaaccaggcaatgaagcattcaaaactgcttccacacatggagaccaagcatcctgcaataaaagacaaaccttaatcacttcgggtgtcattgtctccgattacgtctagatgggaccggctcgtttctgagaaacaaactcagtgctcccactaattcaacgtaatggtgagttttatttttgtcatttgtacttgtttttatgtcagtcgtatcattttatttcatcgtatttatatatttattataaatgtattatttatttatttatttatttatataaatgtattatttatttatataaatgccggtccgcgaaaatatttctgacatgtaaccggtccgtggcgtaaaaaaggttggggaccattggtctaattaactcgaaacacctgcaagggtttcctgaggcttgaaaaacactcagcttggttcagtaaactaaatcacaagcatggggaagactgctgatctgactgctgtccagaggaccatcagtgacaccctccatcaggagggtaagacacaagaaatttctcaaagagcaagctgtttacagagtgcagtttcaaaacacatccacaaaaagtctgttggaagggggaaatgtagcAGGAAAccctgcacaaccaagagagatgaccgcacccttaacagcattgtaaagaagagtcgcttccagaatttgggggaggtTCAAAGACAgttgactgaagctggagtccaggtatcaaaagccactgttcacagacgtgtccagGAAAttggctacaatagccgtattcccatggtcaagccacttctgaactcaagacaacggaagaagcgtctgacttgggctatggaaaagaagaggtccaaagtcctcttttcagacgaaagcaagttttgtatttcatttggaagccaaggtgccagagtctggagaaaggctggagagaagcaaaatccaagttgcttgaaatccagtgtgaagttcccacagtcagcaatggtttggggagccatgtcagctgcaggtgttggtccactgtgtttcatcaagtccatcaagtagagtaaatgcagattttagagcactacatgcttccatcTGCTGAAGAGCTatttggagatgatgattttcattttccagcatgatctggcacctactcatagtgccaaaaccaccagtaaatggtgtactgatcatggcattactgtcctcgattggcctgccaattctcctgacctgaaccccatagagaatttgtggggtattgagAAGAACAaactgaaagacaccagacccaacaatgcaaatgagctaaaggcagctattgaagcatcctgggcatccataacacctcagcaatgccagaggctgattgcctccatgccacgccgcaaaGATGCAGTAATCCATGCAAAAGGATTctcaaccaagtactgagtgcattaatggacattttcacatgtttgattttgttttgctgttataaatcttttatTTAACTTGGTCGGAGGAAATATTCTACTATTTTGAGAttggatttttgagttttctaaagctgtaagccataatcagcaaaattaaaataataaaaggcttgcaatatttcagttcacttgtaatgaatccagaatgtatgacatttttgtttttttaattgcattacagaaaataaagaacttcatcacaatattctaactttctgagacagtcctgtagttGCTTGTCACGTTGTTGATGCTgaagtttgtttgtgtttgttggacatttcttttattgctttttcTGAGTGTATGTTTTATATGATTCTATGTCTGTTTGTAGTTTGACTGAGACAAAGGTGACAAATGAAGACTATACGTCTACTGTAAAAAACTCTGGTGTAGTCTATCCGGAGGGAGTGATAGAGACCAAAATACCAAACGGTGTTTGGTGCAAACACAACACTGCTCGTCTTCAAAATAACACAATACTTAGTTAAGATTGGTGGTGGAAGCATCATACTtggtgtttttttcctttagcTGGGCCTTGGGCCCGGTACAGGCAGGTTGAAGTAGTAGTCAGTCTTAGCATAAAACTTCTATGCTTGGTTAAAAACTCATACATGGTTTAACTTTGTAACTGTCATATGAAGTGGACTCGCGAGAACAGAAACCTTGAAGACATAACGCTGATTCCAATGACATCACATAATCTCATCCGAGTCTgccattatccatccatccgttttctgtaCTGATTGTCCCCATGGGAGTCGTGAgcgtgctggaacctatcccagaagtcatctgaactggttgcctgccaatcgcaggccacacagagacaaacttGCACTCACATCGACGGGCAATTCGATGCTCAATCGGCCTTTTTGTGATGTGGAGGGGTTGTGATGAAGGGCCCAGAGAAAAAACACGccggcacggggagaacatagaAACTCCACTCTGGGTGAGACAGAGGCGGAATCGAatccgcaccctctgaactgtgaggcagacgtgctaaccagtgtatcGCCgtgctgaattttattttttatttcctatACCCATTTGAATGAGTGAACGAATTCTATCTTCACAGGTCACTCTTGGAACCAACAAAACCTTGCATCTCATTTACAGTAGATCCCCGGATCTCGACTGTTCCAGAAGAAGCGTCAAAAAGCATTTCAAAGCAATTTGTCCAAGTTTGTCTAAAACGGTACATAAAACCACAAAAATACAGTACAACAAATGTTTGGAGTACAGCCTTACGTGGTCCGTACACTATTTTAACACTAAACGTACTTACCCATCTATCTGTCAGTCTGTCTGTAAGTCTGtaagtctgtctgtctgtctgtctgtctgtctgtctgtccgcccTCGCAGACGCCCACCCGcccatctgtccgtccgtccgtctgcctGCTCTCTTGCCCAACACAATACAAGGTAGCGTACTGACTCTTGAGCTTGTTTCTTGCGTTGTTGGCAGATTTCTTAATCTCATTGGTCACTGCTTCAAGATCATCCTGTGTTTCTAAATACAGAAATAGGAATAGGGAAGGGGGGGTATCAACGGAGAGACCATGCAAGGTACAATGAGTGCTGACGTACTATAAGGATATGAACATACAGCACTGCAGAGAAATGATTGTGAATTTAAGCACCTGTTGTTGGTCTGGTggttttgagtgtgtgtgtgggggggggggggggcaagtgtgtgtgcgcatacgtctttgtgtgtgtgcatgcgtgcatgtgtgcgtgtgcgtacatgtgtgtgtgtatacatacgtgtgtgcgtgtgtgcgtgtgtgcgtgtgtgtgtgcacgtgtgcacgCGCGTGAGTCAGTGTGAAACTGAAGGTAATTTACTCTGGTCAGATGTGGGGGAGGATAAGATGGTGGAGtagagtttttttatttctgttatGCTGTCATCAGTCTTTTCAATACTGTAGCGGATATCCTCAATCTAAAAAAAGAGCCACATACAGACCATATGAAAAACAACTTATATTTTGATCAAATTAACATTAATTAAGAAAAATACCTGGGCAAAAAAATCTTCCATAAAATCCTCATTCTGCATGGGAACCTCAACGTCATCCCCTCCAACATCACTTGTCTGAAACCATATCGGAATATGTACATTAAAGAGGAGATTCAGACTGTTTAAGCTATATCTACATCAGTATGCATTCTTTAAAGCATCAGTTATGTACTTCATGTGCTCAATGTAAAAACACAAAACTTTGTTTAGTGTCTggtcaagaaaga
It encodes:
- the LOC133150952 gene encoding syntaxin-3-like; amino-acid sequence: MMKDRLAQLKETSDVGGDDVEVPMQNEDFMEDFFAQIEDIRYSIEKTDDSITEIKKLYSTILSSPTSDQKTQDDLEAVTNEIKKSANNARNKLKSIEHQLETNKDERASADLRIRKSQHAILAKKFVEVMTKYNEAQVDFRDKSKGRIARQLEITGKVTTDEELEEMLEGGNSTVFTAGIMDSKINQQALNEIEARHKDIIRLESSIKELHDMFVDIAMLVENQGGMIDRIESNMDQSVGFVERAVADTKKAAKFQQEARRARERGADNYAAPGLVLWLVS